A genomic window from Merismopedia glauca CCAP 1448/3 includes:
- the mreD gene encoding rod shape-determining protein MreD, which translates to MKIADLSPLNRQILNYLVTVGSVLLCLLLLPTRLPGMEILGIAPNWLLIWVVAWSLKRSLWEAVLAGLILGLIQDGMTYFEPTHTVSLILVGILTVRLHKERYIQEDFISIGLIVFGMTAIAETVTAIQHLFPSDEIATENPLSLAGGLESLGYVARGWSETWVDYQRITLGSAILTSLWAPVVYYPLNLWWQKMRELSDKV; encoded by the coding sequence ATGAAAATTGCTGATTTATCTCCTCTCAACCGTCAAATACTCAATTACTTAGTGACTGTTGGCTCAGTCTTGCTGTGTTTACTCTTATTACCCACTCGCTTACCAGGTATGGAAATCCTGGGGATTGCTCCGAATTGGCTATTGATTTGGGTAGTGGCTTGGAGTCTGAAACGAAGCTTGTGGGAAGCAGTTTTGGCGGGGTTGATTTTGGGATTGATTCAAGATGGAATGACATATTTTGAACCTACCCATACGGTTAGCTTAATTCTAGTGGGAATTTTGACGGTTCGGCTGCATAAAGAACGGTACATTCAAGAAGATTTTATCTCAATTGGGCTAATTGTATTTGGCATGACAGCGATCGCCGAAACTGTTACAGCGATACAACATCTATTCCCCAGCGATGAGATAGCTACAGAAAACCCTTTGAGTTTGGCTGGAGGTTTGGAATCTTTAGGCTATGTAGCTCGCGGTTGGTCAGAAACTTGGGTAGACTACCAAAGGATTACTCTAGGTTCAGCAATTCTGACTAGTTTGTGGGCACCTGTAGTTTACTACCCACTCAATCTCTGGTGGCAAAAAATGCGGGAATTGTCTGATAAAGTATAA
- a CDS encoding restriction endonuclease subunit S gives MNIPPDITDLIKRLNQELEETEREVSEGINLVRLPLSRFPENTLLVQFFAYLNNIIFLVGNYRQRIRATLDLLLEVEVEQEKAREAIEELATMLGVVLETKIQVENIVNRLRNLS, from the coding sequence ATGAATATTCCCCCAGATATCACCGATCTAATTAAAAGATTAAATCAGGAATTAGAGGAAACCGAACGAGAAGTCAGTGAGGGAATAAACCTAGTTAGATTGCCCTTATCGCGGTTTCCCGAAAATACTCTTCTCGTTCAATTTTTTGCTTACCTTAATAATATAATTTTCTTAGTAGGAAATTACAGGCAAAGAATTAGAGCTACTCTTGACTTACTATTAGAAGTTGAAGTAGAGCAGGAAAAAGCTAGGGAAGCAATCGAAGAACTAGCAACCATGTTAGGAGTGGTACTGGAAACTAAAATCCAAGTAGAAAATATTGTCAATCGATTGAGAAATTTGTCATGA